In one bacterium genomic region, the following are encoded:
- a CDS encoding acyl-CoA thioesterase, translating into MTPKPVSASSAEFTHLVLPPDTNALGTIFGGRIMEWVDIAGSIVASRHCRQIVVTASMDALHFLAPVKLGDIVILKAAVNFTHRTSLEIGVRIESENPLTGERRHTSSAYLTFVALDAAGRPVAAPEVLPQTEDEKRRFEDAKKRYEYRVKNRPRAKK; encoded by the coding sequence GTGACGCCCAAACCCGTTTCCGCCTCCTCGGCGGAGTTCACGCATCTGGTTCTTCCGCCCGACACGAACGCCCTCGGCACGATCTTCGGCGGCAGGATCATGGAGTGGGTGGACATTGCGGGATCGATCGTCGCGAGCCGGCACTGCCGCCAGATTGTGGTGACCGCCTCGATGGACGCCCTTCATTTTCTGGCCCCGGTCAAGTTGGGAGACATCGTGATCCTCAAGGCGGCCGTCAACTTTACGCACCGCACCTCGCTGGAGATCGGCGTGCGAATCGAGTCGGAGAATCCGCTGACGGGGGAGAGGCGTCACACCTCCAGCGCCTACCTGACGTTCGTCGCCTTGGACGCCGCCGGCAGGCCGGTGGCCGCGCCCGAGGTCCTGCCGCAGACGGAGGACGAGAAGCGGCGGTTTGAAGACGCCAAGAAGAGGTACGAATACCGCGTGAAAAACCGCCCACGCGCCAAGAAATAG
- a CDS encoding N-acetyltransferase, with product MPLTIRPVTSRSERERFIRLPWTLYRDDPAWVPPLLQERRDFLNPKKNPFFEHADVALFLAEKDGHPVGRISAQIDHLHNRTHNEQTGFFGLFECVNDPEVANCLLENASGWLKARGMTSMRGPFSFSINEELGVVVKGQEHPPFVLMAHTRPYYAGLLEGWGLKKLKDFYCWRYDSSRPAPEAALQLAEEARKHPGLVIREVDPKDLDRDVRILIDVFNSAWEKNWAFVPLTENEIRKAAKDFKLLMEPKLALIAEVDGRPAAIAFALPNLNEAIKDLNGRLLPFGFFKLLYRIKTKKIKSARLILLGIKKEFRRESLGAGLSVLLYVEMHRRSQELRHWGGELSWTLEDNQKINFGIEMMGGEHYKTYRVYEKSLETHAHPGHETCE from the coding sequence ATGCCTCTGACGATCCGTCCCGTCACCAGCCGTTCGGAACGCGAACGGTTCATCCGCCTTCCCTGGACCCTTTACCGGGACGACCCGGCCTGGGTGCCCCCCCTCCTCCAGGAGCGGCGGGACTTTCTGAACCCCAAGAAGAATCCCTTCTTCGAGCATGCCGACGTCGCGCTCTTCCTGGCTGAAAAGGACGGCCATCCCGTCGGAAGGATCTCCGCCCAGATCGACCACTTGCACAACCGGACCCACAACGAACAGACGGGCTTTTTCGGTCTCTTCGAGTGCGTGAACGACCCCGAGGTCGCAAACTGTCTCCTGGAGAACGCCTCCGGCTGGCTCAAGGCGCGCGGCATGACTTCGATGCGCGGGCCCTTCAGCTTCTCGATCAACGAGGAATTGGGCGTGGTCGTCAAAGGCCAGGAACACCCCCCCTTCGTCCTCATGGCCCATACGCGGCCCTATTACGCTGGACTCCTGGAGGGCTGGGGGCTCAAGAAGCTCAAGGATTTCTATTGCTGGCGGTACGATTCTTCGCGCCCCGCGCCCGAAGCCGCCCTGCAATTGGCCGAGGAGGCGCGAAAGCATCCGGGACTCGTCATCCGCGAGGTCGATCCGAAAGACCTCGATCGTGACGTCCGCATCCTGATCGACGTCTTCAACTCGGCCTGGGAGAAGAACTGGGCTTTCGTCCCGCTGACCGAGAACGAGATCCGGAAGGCGGCGAAAGACTTTAAACTGCTGATGGAGCCAAAGTTGGCGCTCATCGCCGAGGTGGACGGACGGCCCGCCGCCATCGCCTTTGCCCTCCCGAATCTCAATGAGGCGATCAAGGACCTGAACGGACGACTCTTACCCTTCGGTTTTTTTAAACTCCTCTATCGGATCAAAACCAAGAAAATTAAGTCGGCCCGGCTGATCCTTTTGGGCATCAAGAAGGAGTTCCGGAGGGAGTCCTTGGGAGCGGGCCTCTCGGTCCTGCTCTACGTCGAGATGCACCGCCGTTCCCAGGAGCTGCGCCACTGGGGCGGCGAGCTTTCATGGACGCTCGAGGACAATCAGAAGATCAATTTCGGCATCGAGATGATGGGCGGCGAACACTACAAGACCTACCGGGTCTACGAGAAGTCTCTGGAGACTCACGCGCACCCCGGCCATGAAACGTGTGAGTAA
- a CDS encoding pyridoxal phosphate-dependent aminotransferase family protein, whose protein sequence is MSKALAEAPSPNDTQADLSNWTSQWEKGGRDVLAKAYGWSVLEEVTGTDLYPYFRPIEENQGPIARYQGREVVMLGSNNYLGLTTHPKVREAAIEAVRKYGTSMTGSRFLNGTMPIHEELEAKLAAFLGKEAALVFTTGYQANLGMLTALINKKSVAVVDRFAHASIHDGCRLMEGETIRFPHNDLAELDRILSGIPQETGALLFVDGVYSMEGDLGPLPEMVPLVKKHKVRFAVDDAHGLGVLGPGGRGTCHQLGVNDQVDLIVGTFSKSLASIGGFVAGDRLVINFIKHFGRPMIFSASLAPSCAAAASAALDILIQEPERAVAVRKNAAFLKKGLSEIGYQTGQAQAAVVPVVIGESMMTWMVWKELLDAGVYTNPVLYPAVAKGKEMLRTSTLATHTEEHLSRALEAFRKVAKNYGIG, encoded by the coding sequence ATGAGCAAAGCCCTGGCCGAAGCACCGTCCCCGAATGACACGCAAGCCGATCTTTCGAACTGGACGAGCCAGTGGGAAAAGGGCGGGCGCGACGTCCTGGCGAAGGCCTACGGCTGGAGCGTCCTCGAGGAGGTCACCGGCACCGATCTTTATCCCTACTTCCGCCCCATCGAGGAAAACCAGGGTCCCATCGCGCGCTATCAAGGCCGCGAGGTCGTGATGCTGGGATCCAACAACTACCTGGGACTCACGACCCATCCGAAGGTGCGCGAGGCGGCGATCGAGGCCGTCCGCAAATACGGCACCAGCATGACGGGATCCCGCTTCTTGAACGGAACGATGCCCATTCATGAAGAGCTGGAGGCGAAGCTCGCGGCCTTCCTGGGCAAGGAGGCCGCCCTCGTCTTCACCACGGGGTATCAGGCGAATCTCGGCATGCTCACGGCGCTCATCAACAAGAAATCCGTCGCCGTCGTCGACCGGTTCGCCCACGCGAGCATCCACGACGGCTGCCGCCTGATGGAGGGGGAAACCATCCGGTTCCCTCACAACGATTTGGCCGAATTGGACCGTATCCTCTCCGGCATCCCCCAAGAGACCGGCGCCCTCCTCTTTGTCGACGGGGTCTACAGCATGGAGGGGGATCTGGGGCCTCTTCCCGAGATGGTCCCGCTCGTGAAGAAGCACAAGGTCCGTTTCGCCGTCGACGACGCGCACGGGTTGGGCGTCCTGGGGCCCGGCGGGCGCGGCACCTGCCATCAACTTGGAGTCAACGACCAAGTGGACCTGATCGTCGGGACCTTCAGCAAGAGCCTCGCCTCGATCGGCGGTTTCGTGGCAGGCGACCGGCTGGTCATCAACTTCATCAAGCACTTCGGCCGCCCCATGATCTTTTCGGCCTCGCTCGCCCCCAGCTGCGCCGCCGCGGCCAGCGCCGCCCTGGACATCCTGATCCAGGAGCCGGAACGCGCCGTCGCGGTGCGGAAGAACGCCGCCTTCCTGAAAAAGGGCCTTTCGGAGATCGGGTATCAGACCGGACAGGCCCAAGCCGCGGTCGTCCCCGTCGTCATCGGCGAGAGCATGATGACCTGGATGGTCTGGAAGGAGCTCCTGGACGCGGGCGTCTACACCAACCCCGTCCTCTACCCCGCCGTGGCCAAAGGCAAGGAGATGCTCCGTACGAGCACCCTCGCGACCCACACGGAGGAGCATCTGTCCCGCGCCCTCGAGGCCTTCCGCAAGGTCGCGAAGAACTACGGAATCGGGTAG
- a CDS encoding (Fe-S)-binding protein: protein MFPITVALMLAVALSFFAFSVSRWWKVIGSGKPDARFNDYPKRVKNLITIAFAQTKIIKGDLKAGLMHAIIFWGFCIIGLRTILLFGMGFSPTFGSGLAESLPGLAYTFLLNLILLLVMVAVSYAVYRRVILKVSRLTPSIEAVFILFMIFMLCLTDFVFEGAHLAHNMTHAGWAPISAMFGLAFHAANLSPAALGQIANVSYLVHVGLILVFLNFLPYGKHFHVFTFLPNVFFLRTTPLGQLRMLNLEDPNATSFGTAKLTDMTWKDLLDVATCTECGRCSSMCPAFNTGKVLSPKQINIDEREWLRQEYKLGGSHGGWKPHALREGDGTLPEGTEKWITPFAIDPEVFWSCTTCRACEEACPVGIEFVDRIVDVRRHMVLTQGVMPTEVQATFRNLEVNSNPWGIAASDRAEWCKSLGVKMMADHPTAEYLYFVGCAGSFDDRNTRIATALVKMLQKAGVDFAILGKEENCTGDPARRIGNEYLYQTLAKTNVETMNRYKFKKVITACPHCFNTIKNEYPQLGGNYEVVHHTEFLYGLIREGRLTPARPLPQSVTYHDSCYLGRYNEVYDAPREILKSIPGAEVKDVPLSKDKGRCCGAGGGRMWMEERVGKRVNHQRLEDLQTANPNVIASACPFCITMLKDATHDKGIENIQTKDVVELLAESIV, encoded by the coding sequence ATGTTCCCGATCACCGTCGCACTCATGCTCGCCGTGGCCCTATCCTTCTTCGCCTTCTCGGTCTCGCGCTGGTGGAAGGTCATCGGCTCGGGCAAACCGGACGCCCGGTTCAACGACTATCCGAAGCGGGTGAAGAACCTGATCACGATCGCCTTCGCCCAGACGAAGATCATCAAGGGCGATCTCAAGGCCGGCCTCATGCACGCGATCATCTTCTGGGGCTTTTGCATCATCGGGCTCCGGACGATCCTCCTCTTCGGCATGGGATTCTCGCCGACGTTCGGTTCGGGGTTAGCGGAAAGCCTGCCGGGATTGGCCTACACGTTTCTCCTGAACCTGATCTTGCTCCTGGTCATGGTCGCCGTCAGCTATGCGGTCTACCGGCGCGTCATCCTCAAGGTAAGCCGTCTGACGCCGTCGATCGAGGCCGTTTTCATCCTCTTCATGATCTTCATGCTGTGCCTGACGGATTTCGTCTTCGAAGGCGCGCATCTGGCGCATAACATGACCCACGCCGGCTGGGCGCCGATCTCCGCGATGTTCGGACTGGCGTTTCATGCGGCCAATCTCTCTCCGGCGGCGCTTGGGCAGATCGCGAACGTCTCCTATCTCGTCCATGTCGGCCTGATCCTCGTCTTCCTGAACTTTCTCCCCTATGGGAAACACTTTCACGTCTTCACCTTTCTGCCGAACGTCTTCTTCCTCCGAACGACTCCCCTGGGCCAATTGCGCATGCTGAACCTCGAGGACCCGAACGCGACCTCGTTCGGTACGGCGAAACTGACCGATATGACCTGGAAGGACCTCCTGGACGTCGCCACCTGCACGGAGTGCGGGCGCTGCTCGTCGATGTGTCCGGCGTTCAACACGGGCAAGGTCTTGAGCCCCAAACAGATCAACATCGACGAGCGCGAGTGGCTCCGCCAGGAGTACAAACTCGGCGGCTCGCACGGCGGCTGGAAACCCCACGCGCTGCGCGAGGGCGACGGAACTCTACCCGAAGGGACCGAAAAATGGATTACGCCCTTTGCGATTGATCCGGAGGTGTTTTGGTCGTGTACCACCTGCAGAGCTTGTGAAGAAGCCTGCCCCGTCGGCATCGAATTCGTCGACCGTATCGTGGACGTTCGCCGGCACATGGTCCTGACCCAGGGCGTGATGCCCACCGAGGTCCAGGCGACCTTCAGGAACCTCGAGGTCAACTCCAACCCCTGGGGCATCGCCGCCAGCGACCGCGCCGAGTGGTGCAAAAGCCTGGGCGTCAAGATGATGGCGGACCACCCGACGGCGGAATACCTCTACTTCGTCGGCTGCGCGGGCTCCTTCGACGACCGGAATACGAGGATCGCCACCGCCCTCGTGAAGATGCTCCAGAAAGCGGGCGTCGACTTCGCCATCCTGGGCAAGGAAGAGAACTGCACGGGCGACCCCGCCCGGCGCATCGGCAACGAGTACCTCTACCAGACGCTCGCCAAGACCAACGTCGAGACGATGAACCGCTACAAGTTCAAAAAGGTCATCACCGCGTGCCCGCATTGCTTCAACACGATCAAGAACGAGTACCCGCAGCTGGGCGGAAATTACGAGGTCGTCCACCATACGGAGTTCCTATACGGGCTGATCCGCGAAGGCCGGCTCACGCCGGCGCGGCCGCTGCCTCAGTCCGTCACGTATCACGACTCCTGTTACCTGGGCCGGTACAACGAGGTCTACGACGCCCCGCGCGAGATCCTGAAATCGATCCCCGGGGCCGAGGTGAAGGATGTCCCTCTCTCCAAGGACAAGGGCCGCTGCTGCGGGGCCGGAGGCGGACGGATGTGGATGGAGGAGCGCGTCGGCAAGCGCGTGAACCACCAGCGCCTGGAAGACCTTCAGACGGCCAACCCGAACGTCATCGCCAGCGCCTGTCCCTTCTGCATCACCATGCTCAAGGACGCCACGCACGACAAGGGCATCGAAAACATCCAGACCAAGGACGTGGTCGAACTCCTCGCGGAGTCGATCGTCTAA
- a CDS encoding fused MFS/spermidine synthase, translating to MPVSLGLIFMGKKFLFATVFICGMSVMAVELTASRLLAPYFGTSLFVWTNLIGVVLLALSLGYYWGGKLADRNGGRNARRDLFLLILTTGILVGAIPWIAGPIFRFSYEAMPRSGLSIFFPSLVSILVLFTLPLLFLGMVTPLAVRIGIRDPDSAGRVVGSLYAFSTVGSIVGTFLPVLLTIPFWGSRETFYVFGVLLILLGGAGLKRPFVSLVACVPFVWALLVPSTHGRADIELEKESVYNLVRVRRLPNDSRTLIINEGIGAQSIYHPSRIFTHFYWDGAVLLPLLRPEGESFLFIGVAGGTSARLVHHFFPSLNLDGVEIDPVIADAGRRFFGLDQFPFDIHVGDGRVFLERQEKKYDFIMVDVYHDNLFIPFHLATREFFETVRRRLAPRGAMVMNVFSPRGETDLLRLMKNTVASVFPFVYEYRVRDLGSLLYAFQEGPDPGSFPSPGLDPDLQELAAKILDQWKPVAADPRGAISTDDRPLVELLAAQSIFFDLPSVKPYSFEAPR from the coding sequence GTGCCAGTCTCACTCGGATTGATTTTCATGGGGAAGAAATTTCTTTTTGCCACGGTCTTTATCTGCGGAATGTCGGTGATGGCGGTCGAGCTGACCGCCTCCCGGCTGCTCGCGCCGTATTTCGGGACGTCTCTCTTCGTCTGGACCAATTTGATCGGCGTCGTCCTCCTGGCCCTCTCCCTGGGGTATTACTGGGGCGGAAAACTTGCGGATCGGAACGGGGGAAGGAACGCGCGCCGGGACCTTTTCCTCCTAATCCTCACGACGGGCATTCTCGTCGGCGCCATCCCCTGGATCGCCGGACCGATCTTCCGCTTTTCTTATGAGGCGATGCCTCGATCGGGGTTATCGATCTTTTTTCCGTCCCTTGTCTCGATTCTCGTCCTTTTTACGTTGCCGCTCCTCTTTCTCGGGATGGTGACGCCTCTGGCCGTCCGCATCGGCATCCGGGACCCGGACTCGGCGGGGCGCGTGGTCGGATCCCTCTACGCCTTTTCGACGGTCGGAAGCATTGTCGGCACTTTCCTGCCGGTCCTCTTGACGATCCCCTTTTGGGGTTCCCGCGAGACCTTTTACGTCTTCGGAGTCCTTTTGATCCTCTTGGGCGGCGCCGGCCTCAAACGGCCTTTCGTTTCCCTCGTCGCCTGTGTTCCGTTCGTCTGGGCGCTCCTGGTTCCCTCGACTCATGGGAGGGCGGATATCGAACTCGAAAAGGAATCGGTTTATAATCTCGTCCGCGTCCGGAGGCTTCCGAACGATTCCCGAACTCTCATCATCAACGAGGGGATCGGAGCGCAATCGATCTATCATCCCTCGCGAATCTTCACGCATTTTTACTGGGATGGGGCCGTCCTCTTGCCGCTCCTTCGCCCGGAAGGGGAAAGCTTTCTCTTCATCGGAGTGGCGGGCGGGACGAGCGCGCGGCTGGTCCATCATTTTTTCCCTTCGCTGAATTTGGACGGGGTCGAGATCGATCCCGTCATCGCGGACGCCGGCCGGAGGTTTTTCGGATTGGATCAGTTTCCGTTCGACATTCACGTCGGGGACGGGCGGGTCTTTTTGGAGCGGCAAGAGAAAAAATACGATTTCATCATGGTGGACGTCTACCATGACAACCTGTTCATTCCGTTTCATCTGGCGACACGGGAGTTTTTCGAAACGGTCCGCCGCCGGCTCGCTCCGCGGGGCGCCATGGTCATGAACGTCTTCTCCCCCCGGGGCGAGACGGATCTGCTTCGGCTGATGAAAAATACGGTCGCCTCCGTTTTCCCTTTTGTCTATGAGTATCGCGTGAGGGATCTCGGGTCGCTTCTTTACGCTTTTCAGGAAGGGCCGGATCCGGGATCGTTCCCTTCGCCGGGCCTGGATCCCGATCTTCAAGAGCTCGCCGCGAAGATTCTCGACCAATGGAAACCGGTTGCCGCCGATCCTCGCGGAGCGATCTCCACGGACGATCGGCCGCTTGTGGAACTCCTGGCGGCCCAGTCCATCTTTTTCGATTTGCCGAGCGTGAAGCCGTACTCGTTTGAGGCGCCTCGATAG
- a CDS encoding acyl-CoA carboxylase subunit beta codes for MPIKDKIHELERRTQEALAAGGQDRIDKHHAAGKLTARERLDLLLDPGSFVEVDRFVTHRCDEFGLDKQKIPGDGVVTGFGKIDGRLVFVFAQDFTVFGGSLGEVFAKKICKVMDHAAKVGAPVIGLNDSGGARIQEGVMSLAGYADIFLRNVLSSGVIPQISGVMGPCAGGAVYSPVMTDFILMAKNTSHMFITGPEVIKAVTHEEVSKEDLGGAMTHNTKSGVAHWVAEDDRELLGQIRKLLGYLPSNNTEDPPILPTDDRPDRAEAKLDEWIPDSANKPYDMKGLIELIVDKESFFEVQAHWAKNMLIGFARMGGRPVGIVANQPAVLAGCLDINASVKGARFVRFCDAFNIPIVTFVDVPGFLPGTDQEWGGIIRHGAKLLYAFCEATVPKVTVITRKAYGGAYDVMSSKHVRGDVNFAYPTAEIAVMGPDGAVNIIFKKQIDAAKDPAAEKTKLTDDYRKTFANPYKAAELGYIDEIIFPRETRFKIIQSLEMLKDKRDKNPPKKHGNIPL; via the coding sequence ATGCCGATCAAAGACAAAATTCACGAGCTGGAACGCCGCACTCAGGAGGCCCTCGCCGCCGGCGGTCAGGACCGCATCGACAAGCATCACGCGGCGGGCAAACTCACGGCCCGGGAGCGGCTCGACCTCCTCCTCGATCCCGGCTCCTTCGTCGAGGTCGACCGTTTCGTCACGCACCGCTGCGATGAGTTCGGCTTGGACAAGCAGAAGATTCCCGGCGACGGCGTCGTGACGGGCTTCGGGAAGATCGACGGGCGTCTCGTCTTCGTCTTCGCCCAGGACTTCACGGTCTTCGGCGGATCGTTGGGAGAGGTCTTCGCCAAGAAGATCTGCAAGGTGATGGATCACGCCGCCAAGGTGGGCGCCCCGGTGATCGGCCTCAACGACTCCGGCGGGGCCCGCATCCAGGAAGGCGTCATGAGCCTGGCGGGCTACGCCGACATTTTCCTGCGCAACGTCCTGTCCTCGGGCGTGATCCCCCAGATTTCCGGCGTCATGGGACCCTGCGCCGGCGGGGCGGTGTATTCTCCCGTCATGACCGACTTCATTCTGATGGCGAAGAACACGAGCCACATGTTCATCACCGGCCCAGAGGTCATCAAGGCCGTGACCCATGAAGAGGTGAGCAAGGAGGACCTGGGCGGCGCCATGACCCACAACACGAAGTCGGGCGTGGCCCACTGGGTGGCCGAAGACGACCGCGAGCTCTTGGGCCAGATCCGGAAACTGTTGGGCTACCTGCCGTCCAACAATACCGAAGATCCCCCGATTCTTCCGACTGACGACCGGCCCGACCGGGCCGAGGCGAAGCTCGACGAATGGATCCCGGACAGCGCGAACAAGCCCTACGACATGAAGGGGCTGATCGAGCTGATCGTGGACAAGGAGAGCTTCTTCGAGGTGCAGGCGCATTGGGCCAAAAACATGTTGATCGGTTTCGCGCGCATGGGCGGGCGTCCGGTCGGCATCGTCGCGAACCAACCCGCGGTCCTGGCGGGCTGTCTCGACATCAACGCCTCCGTCAAGGGCGCGCGCTTCGTCCGTTTCTGCGACGCCTTCAATATCCCCATCGTCACCTTCGTCGACGTCCCGGGCTTCCTGCCGGGCACGGACCAGGAGTGGGGAGGCATCATCCGCCACGGCGCCAAGCTCCTCTATGCCTTTTGCGAGGCGACGGTGCCGAAGGTGACGGTCATCACGCGGAAGGCTTACGGCGGGGCGTACGACGTTATGAGCTCCAAGCACGTGCGGGGCGACGTCAACTTCGCGTATCCGACCGCCGAGATCGCCGTCATGGGCCCGGACGGGGCGGTCAACATCATCTTCAAGAAGCAGATCGACGCGGCGAAGGACCCGGCGGCCGAAAAGACCAAGCTGACCGATGATTACCGGAAGACCTTCGCCAATCCGTACAAGGCGGCGGAACTGGGATACATCGACGAAATCATCTTTCCGCGGGAGACGCGGTTCAAGATCATCCAGTCCCTGGAGATGTTGAAGGACAAAAGGGACAAGAATCCCCCGAAGAAACACGGGAACATCCCCCTCTAG
- a CDS encoding acetyl-CoA carboxylase biotin carboxylase subunit, with amino-acid sequence MFKKVLIANRGEIALRVIRACREVGIQTVAVYSEIDRASLHVRFADEAYGIGPAPAKESYLVAEKILEVAKQTKAEAIHPGYGFLSENADFSDECRKAGIQFIGPRGDSMRMLGDKIAGRRTAEKVGVPVVPGIKDPLKDAAEARKIADKIGYPVLLKARAGGGGKGMRKVQKPEEIESAFRLASSEAASSFKDPALYIEKYVEEPHHIEVQILGDRHGNVVALGERECSVQRRHQKIIEESPSPYITSETRKKLLEAAVILGKEAKYENAGTMEFLVDKNQNHFFLEMNARLQVEHPITEMVTNIDLVRAQLRIAGGEKLEDILPKEREPRGHSIECRIYAEDPDMDFIPSPGFVKKSRSPEGNWVRVDSAVYSGSTISVYYDPMIAKLITWGRDRTDAILRMERALKEYQVVGVKTNIAFHEAVLSHPAFRKGHYDTGFVERSMAELKRKSHEGYADIAALAAVVHQMRKKGVGAHGQAPVQGPSPWKMAGRKEGLR; translated from the coding sequence ATGTTCAAGAAAGTCCTCATCGCCAACCGCGGAGAGATCGCCCTGAGGGTCATCCGCGCCTGCCGCGAGGTCGGCATCCAGACGGTGGCGGTTTATTCCGAAATCGACCGGGCCTCCCTCCACGTCCGCTTCGCCGACGAGGCGTACGGCATCGGCCCGGCGCCCGCCAAGGAGAGCTATCTCGTCGCCGAAAAGATCCTCGAGGTCGCCAAGCAGACGAAGGCCGAGGCGATCCATCCGGGCTACGGATTTCTCTCCGAGAACGCCGATTTCTCCGACGAGTGCCGCAAGGCCGGCATCCAGTTTATCGGCCCGCGCGGCGATTCCATGCGGATGCTGGGCGACAAGATCGCCGGGCGGCGGACGGCCGAGAAGGTGGGCGTCCCGGTGGTTCCCGGCATCAAGGACCCCCTGAAGGACGCCGCGGAAGCCCGGAAGATCGCCGATAAGATCGGATACCCCGTCCTCCTCAAGGCGCGGGCCGGCGGCGGCGGCAAGGGGATGCGCAAGGTCCAGAAGCCCGAGGAGATCGAGTCGGCCTTCCGCCTGGCCTCCTCCGAGGCGGCGTCGTCCTTCAAGGATCCGGCCCTCTACATCGAGAAGTACGTCGAGGAGCCGCATCACATCGAGGTCCAGATCCTGGGTGACCGCCACGGCAACGTCGTGGCCCTGGGCGAGCGCGAATGTTCGGTGCAGCGTCGCCATCAGAAGATCATCGAAGAGAGCCCGTCGCCCTACATCACGTCCGAGACGCGCAAGAAATTGCTCGAAGCCGCCGTCATTCTCGGCAAGGAGGCCAAGTACGAGAACGCGGGCACGATGGAGTTTCTGGTCGACAAGAACCAGAATCACTTCTTTCTCGAAATGAACGCCCGCCTGCAGGTCGAGCACCCCATCACCGAGATGGTGACGAATATCGACTTGGTGCGCGCGCAATTGAGGATCGCGGGGGGAGAAAAACTCGAGGACATCCTGCCGAAGGAACGGGAACCGAGAGGGCATTCCATCGAATGCCGGATCTACGCCGAGGATCCGGACATGGACTTCATCCCGTCCCCGGGCTTCGTCAAAAAATCGCGGAGTCCCGAGGGCAACTGGGTGCGCGTGGATTCGGCGGTCTATTCCGGAAGCACCATCTCCGTCTATTACGACCCGATGATCGCAAAGCTCATCACGTGGGGACGCGACCGGACGGACGCCATCCTTCGGATGGAAAGGGCGCTCAAGGAGTACCAGGTCGTCGGCGTGAAGACGAACATCGCCTTTCATGAAGCCGTTCTCTCGCATCCGGCCTTCCGCAAGGGGCATTATGACACGGGTTTCGTGGAACGCAGCATGGCGGAGCTCAAGCGCAAGTCGCACGAAGGCTACGCGGACATCGCCGCGCTGGCCGCGGTGGTTCATCAGATGAGGAAGAAGGGCGTAGGGGCGCATGGCCAGGCGCCCGTACAGGGGCCCTCCCCCTGGAAGATGGCGGGTCGGAAGGAGGGGCTGCGTTGA
- a CDS encoding biotin/lipoyl-containing protein, with product MRFNAVIGGAEKIPVEKIEDGRFRVGEKEREVSVEVIEEGVYSLIVDGQSYEVAVREDKKGMTVEIGAHAIPVKLEDPFQARSASGKGALEGEAVISSPMPGRVVGLKVEAGQAVKEGDGVVLVEAMKMENELHAPKDGKIKSILVKVGEAVEGGQDLVVIE from the coding sequence TTGAGATTTAATGCCGTCATCGGCGGCGCGGAAAAGATCCCGGTCGAAAAGATCGAAGACGGGAGGTTCCGCGTTGGCGAGAAGGAGCGCGAGGTCTCGGTCGAGGTGATCGAGGAGGGCGTCTATTCGCTCATCGTGGACGGGCAGTCCTACGAGGTGGCCGTTCGCGAGGACAAGAAGGGAATGACGGTCGAGATCGGGGCCCACGCCATTCCCGTGAAGCTCGAGGACCCGTTCCAGGCCCGCTCCGCGTCCGGCAAGGGCGCCCTTGAGGGCGAAGCGGTGATTTCTTCGCCCATGCCGGGCCGCGTGGTCGGCCTCAAGGTGGAGGCCGGGCAGGCGGTCAAGGAGGGGGACGGCGTTGTTCTGGTCGAAGCGATGAAGATGGAGAACGAGCTTCACGCCCCCAAGGACGGCAAGATAAAATCCATCCTGGTCAAGGTCGGAGAAGCCGTCGAGGGCGGACAGGACTTAGTCGTCATCGAATGA